From Zea mays cultivar B73 chromosome 3, Zm-B73-REFERENCE-NAM-5.0, whole genome shotgun sequence:
GTTAAAAGTTCCTTATGGGTTAATTTGAGAGCATGGAAATTGAAAGTAAAAAAAGTAAATAGAATCGTATACACATGAAACACGAACCGGAATAGTGCCTTGTGTATCTTGCACTGGAGTATGGGTGGTGTGCTCGTCCATATGATTGTCAACGAACGTAACCCCAGGCGTACCGTTAGGGACAGTGTTGGTTTGTGGAGCCGTTGGTGTGGGATGAACTGAAGATGTACCCTGCTCTGTGGTACCAAAATCAAGGTAGCATGTAACACATTGTCATAATTGAACAAAGATATATTGTAGTATGCCTGATTTGTGGAACACTGCATACATAATGGAACAAGATATGTGTGTCTGTGGGATAATTATTGATATGAAATGGGATGGCTACATTATAGGAGGTATCCGGAACATAAGTAATATGCGTGACTGACATAAGTATCATGTAGTTTGGTGGGATTAAAACCTATAAACTTTAGTGTGCAAGttcaaaaaatatatataattatgATGTAATGGCATAGGTTAATGTAGTGTGACATGATCAATAAAAAGTTACCTTATACAGAGTCAGTAGAAGCAGCAGCATCCGAAGCTCTTTGGATGACCTCGTCAATCATTTCTTCAAAAGTCTGAGATAACTGTATCTGCTTGGCTACTAGATTGCGATGTGTAATTTCAAGAGTTGCACAATACTGGTCAACCTCTTTGTCGTGACAATCAAGGAGTGCCTCGAAACCTGAGCGATAAAAGGCAGGCATACAATGAATTTTGCTTGCGATCAAGTGCTTGATGCGAGGGGCACATATATTGAAAATGTCATTTACTGGTCGTTCTGGCGCAGCAACGTAGCATGTCTCGCTCGTACTACAGAACAGATGGCAAATAAGATAAAAAAATATTAGTATCTGTAAACATGTTATCTATACAAGTAGTTACTCATGTTAAGAAAAAAAACGGTCTTACCTCACAGTGGCCAAAAGGTTCCCCGGATTGACGGGGCCTCCTCTTATCAGCTCTGATCAAATCTATGATTGTTTCTTTATCAAAAAACTTAATACGAGGTGTTCGTACTTGTTTTCTGGGGATGAAGGGCTCATCAGGTGATACAGGTAGTATATCTGAGAAAATAAAGATATAAAATGTATATAGTACTCCTCTTATGCCATTGGCTGGCAGTGTCACATAGGTCAGTATATAGCAACTGGCACCGGTCAATGTCAGCCATGTGGTCCATGTTTTTAGTCATTAACACTTCATTGTTTGTAATGAGAACAATGGGCGGTTGAatagtataagaaagaaacagcGAATGGACAACTGATCATCATTTCCTTCAACAAGTTTGTCCTACAGCTTCACTACATCGAACTCATCTTTTGATATTTTCAAATCTCGTCTGAGCTTTGATGTTGCATCAACTTCCCCGTACCAATCAGTGAAATCTCTACCACCGCTGGCGCTAGGCAAACCCAATATCAACCTGACGGTATCTTTTGTTATTTTCAGCTCTTTTCCAGGACTAGGGCGAATAGTCATGTCtaggggtggaaacgagccgagccgatgtagtacccaaaattctattttagaaattcataaaattATCCAAGGGTTTTTGAAACAAAATATCTTTAATAAGAATTTTCTTACTGTTCAAGTAACATCTCCTAAATTTAATTTGTTGGCTAACAAAGATTAAATAAAAGGATCCCTATATGAATTTAGTTATTACTTTGTTGAACTATATATTTATAAGTACTCTTAATTAAAACATATCTTGATAAAGGTTATACACTTCTTCTAAAAAAATACTTATTTTTGCGTGAATCATGCATTGGGATTATTAAATAAAATACTAAATAAAATGTTTAATTTTGAGAGCATATTGgagttttggttgttgcattcgatTTTGTGAATACAGAAAAAAATtaatttgaatcaaatttgaaacTTTGGACGTGCAAAGGaaaatagaaataaaaaaaaAACTTGCTATATATTTGACCAATCTCTTAATAAATATTTTACACTAGAGGTTATTCCCCTAAAAATGGCAAATAAGTGATGTACATttattttgagataacttttaatTTGTCTGCACATTCAAAAATAATACTAccctaaaataaaaaaaatatatgtGAATTATTCTCTTATGAAATTATGTATATAGAAGCATTTATCTAGGTGAATAATTAGTCAATCAATAAATAAAATTTGCATGGCATTCTGGATTTTTTTTGATCGAGCATTTGAATTAAGCTTGAAATTTGAACTTTATCTAAATCCGATTTCAATTTCGATTGTGAAAAATGGAGAcgcaaaaaaaaaaacagaacacTAACTGCTTTGGGATTAAAAGCACCAGCCGATCAACTAGGATTAGGCCACAAGTCCTTTGTTTATTATTTCTCTGGTCACTTGCCTCAGCACGacatgagcatggcatcatgcatTACATCCCTCACGCCGCACAAGTGACGCTCGCGCATGGGGGCTGGGGCCATGCAGGCAGTCGGCTTCTTCCTGAAGCTGTTACAACCACCCGCATGCACTGGATCTCAGCTAGACCTTTTCTCCGCAGACTCCCAGCCTCTATCTCCATAGCCACACGTCGAGCGCCAAAGTCTGTTTCTTCCGTTCGCCTGGAGCTAAATACAGCTGAGCAGCCCCACGTCTCGTCCATAAAAAAAGGAAGCCACAGCTCTGCATGGTAGAAGCCACGTACCGCAAAACCCAGCCCAGAAACAACCACGTGAGCGAGAGAGAAACCACAGGTGGAGGCTTCCATCCTCACCCATGGGCCATGCTGCCGCTCGGTGTCAAACGGGGCTGGGTGATTCGCCGGAGGCCACTGAAGCTGTTCTTGGCAGAGGATGGCGGCCGGGAACGCTCCTATGCGATAGCAACCGTGCCCCGCGACAACTGCATGCGCGCGGCCGCACCAGCACAATGGATGTCACAAAGGACCAGTCGGATGCGGGACCTCTCCGCGGCCGGGACTCTCGTGATTGCGCGGGCTCTGAAACTGGTAAGAACTCTTGATTGCTTACCTGTTTCCTTCACGTAGATTAGTTGTATTCGGTTAGGCTTTGGGAGCACCTGAAGCGCCGTGGTAATGGCGGCTACTTGAGCGGTCTCCCTCGCCAGCGTATTCGACGGACAGGGGTTAAAGATGAACCGATGGCCATTGATTGGTATTCAATGGTCGTGATCACGTCGCGCGTAACCCTTCGAGCGGGGAAATCTGAACCGTGGATCTGGCAAGTTGCGACTCAGATTAAAACC
This genomic window contains:
- the LOC100276311 gene encoding uncharacterized protein, whose protein sequence is MGHAAARCQTGLGDSPEATEAVLGRGWRPGTLLCDSNRAPRQLHARGRTSTMDVTKDQSDAGPLRGRDSRDCAGSETACGHEDLKNHPGNWNLKCQEKNR